A DNA window from Ctenopharyngodon idella isolate HZGC_01 chromosome 10, HZGC01, whole genome shotgun sequence contains the following coding sequences:
- the LOC127521641 gene encoding zinc finger matrin-type protein 4-like isoform X3, with translation MISLHLPVCSDHLHRGYSLELKMKSTEVDPGLFTDSYCKVCSAQLISESQRVAHYESRKHANKVRLYYMLHPVDGGCPAKKLRTDNGSAEGDVDKNKCCTLCNMSFTSAVVAQSHYQGKIHAKRLRLLLGEPPAITSKGLKRSHTCEVCSVTLNSVAQYHAHLQGSKHQNNLKNK, from the exons ATGATCAGCCTTCATCTGCCCGTCTGTTCCGATCACCTGCACCGGGGATACAGTTTGGAATTAAAA ATGAAGTCTACGGAAGTGGATCCGGGGTTATTCACTGACAGCTACTGCAAAGTGTGCAGCGCTCAGCTTATCTCTGAGTCACAGAGAGTCGCCCACTATGAG AGTCGAAAACATGCAAACAAAGTTCGTCTGTATTACATGTTACACCCAGTGGATGGTGGCTGCCCTGCAAAGAAGCTTCGGACAGACAAT GGCAGTGCGGAGGGAGATGTGGACAAGAACAAGTGCTGCACGCTGTGCAATATGTCGTTCACTTCAGCGGTGGTGGCCCAGTCGCACTACCAGGGCAAGATCCATGCCAAGAGACTGAGGCTACTGCTGGGGGAACCACCTGCCATCACATCTAAAG GCCTGAAGCGGAGTCACACATGTGAGGTTTGCAGTGTTACGCTCAACTCCGTGGCACAATACCACGCACATCTGCAGGGCTCCAAACACCAGAACAA
- the LOC127521641 gene encoding zinc finger matrin-type protein 4-like isoform X2, with translation MISLHLPVCSDHLHRGYSLELKSRKHANKVRLYYMLHPVDGGCPAKKLRTDNGSAEGDVDKNKCCTLCNMSFTSAVVAQSHYQGKIHAKRLRLLLGEPPAITSKEVTANSEHMVTEESPSIHGRLSHRYCQMCKAWFNNPGMARQHYEGKKHKKNAAQANLLVQLGKSLEDGDELNGLKRSHTCEVCSVTLNSVAQYHAHLQGSKHQNNLKNK, from the exons ATGATCAGCCTTCATCTGCCCGTCTGTTCCGATCACCTGCACCGGGGATACAGTTTGGAATTAAAA AGTCGAAAACATGCAAACAAAGTTCGTCTGTATTACATGTTACACCCAGTGGATGGTGGCTGCCCTGCAAAGAAGCTTCGGACAGACAAT GGCAGTGCGGAGGGAGATGTGGACAAGAACAAGTGCTGCACGCTGTGCAATATGTCGTTCACTTCAGCGGTGGTGGCCCAGTCGCACTACCAGGGCAAGATCCATGCCAAGAGACTGAGGCTACTGCTGGGGGAACCACCTGCCATCACATCTAAAG AGGTGACAGCCAATTCAGAGCATATGGTGACTGAAGAAAGTCCTTCCATACATGGGAGGCTCTCACACCGCTACTGCCAGATGTGCAAGGCCTGGTTCAACAACCCTGGCATGGCTAGACAGCACTATGAAGGCaagaagcacaaaaaaaatgcagcccAAGCTAACCTCCTAGTACAGCTGGGTAAAAGTCTGGAGGATGGAGATGAACTGAACG GCCTGAAGCGGAGTCACACATGTGAGGTTTGCAGTGTTACGCTCAACTCCGTGGCACAATACCACGCACATCTGCAGGGCTCCAAACACCAGAACAA
- the sfrp1b gene encoding secreted frizzled-related protein 1b, with protein MKNLLPKLWIFIAAVLFLPLLNASEYEYYNWKPEIYGRNPQCMDIPEDLRLCFNVGYKQMLLPNLLEHETIAEVKQQAGSWVPLVHKACHPGTQVLLCSLFAPVCLDRPIYPCRWLCEAVRDSCTPIMEAFGFPWPEMLNCDKFPEGDVCIAMNTTNSDDMDTSPGVSSVCPPCDNEMNTDGILEHMCASEFAIRTKIKEVKIDNLDRKIILQKRRKPVKLGTLKKQELKKLVFYLKNGAACPCQQLENLGHSYLIMGRRAGTQYILTGIHKWDKSSKEFKTALKKLKSHKCPTYEPVFK; from the exons ATGAAGAACCTTCTCCCCAAGCTGTGGATCTTCATAGCTGCAGTTCTCTTCCTCCCTTTGCTCAATGCTTCTGAGTATGAGTACTACAACTGGAAACCGGAAATTTACGGCAGAAACCCACAGTGCATGGACATTCCCGAGGACCTGAGGTTGTGTTTTAATGTGGGTTACAAGCAGATGCTGCTTCCCAATTTGCTGGAACATGAAACCATAGCGGAGGTAAAGCAGCAAGCGGGCAGCTGGGTTCCTCTGGTGCACAAAGCCTGTCACCCCGGAACGCAAGTGCTCCTCTGCTCGCTCTTCGCCCCCGTATGTCTTGACAGACCCATATATCCTTGTCGCTGGCTTTGCGAGGCTGTCAGAGACAGTTGTACCCCTATTATGGAGGCGTTTGGGTTCCCTTGGCCTGAAATGCTCAATTGTGACAAGTTTCCCGAGGGCGACGTGTGCATTGCCATGAACACCACCAACAGCGATGATATGGACACATCCCCAG GTGTCTCTTCTGTGTGTCCGCCATGTGACAATGAGATGAACACAGATGGAATTCTGGAACACATGTGTGCCAGTGAATTCG CAATCAGGACGAAGATTAAGGAAGTCAAAATAGACAACTTAGACCGAAAAATCATTCTGCAGAAAAGGAGGAAGCCGGTGAAACTTGGAACTCTGAAAAAGCAGGAACTAAAGAAGCTTGTTTTTTACCTGAAAAATGGAGCAGCCTGTCCGTGCCAACAACTGGAAAACTTAGGGCACAGCTACTTAATCATGGGTCGTCGGGCGGGGACACAGTATATTTTGACAGGCATTCACAAGTGGGACAAATCTAGCAAAGAATTTAAGACGGCccttaaaaaacttaaaagcCATAAATGTCCAACCTATGAGCCAGTGTTCAAGTGA
- the LOC127521641 gene encoding zinc finger matrin-type protein 4-like isoform X1, whose protein sequence is MISLHLPVCSDHLHRGYSLELKMKSTEVDPGLFTDSYCKVCSAQLISESQRVAHYESRKHANKVRLYYMLHPVDGGCPAKKLRTDNGSAEGDVDKNKCCTLCNMSFTSAVVAQSHYQGKIHAKRLRLLLGEPPAITSKEVTANSEHMVTEESPSIHGRLSHRYCQMCKAWFNNPGMARQHYEGKKHKKNAAQANLLVQLGKSLEDGDELNGLKRSHTCEVCSVTLNSVAQYHAHLQGSKHQNNLKNK, encoded by the exons ATGATCAGCCTTCATCTGCCCGTCTGTTCCGATCACCTGCACCGGGGATACAGTTTGGAATTAAAA ATGAAGTCTACGGAAGTGGATCCGGGGTTATTCACTGACAGCTACTGCAAAGTGTGCAGCGCTCAGCTTATCTCTGAGTCACAGAGAGTCGCCCACTATGAG AGTCGAAAACATGCAAACAAAGTTCGTCTGTATTACATGTTACACCCAGTGGATGGTGGCTGCCCTGCAAAGAAGCTTCGGACAGACAAT GGCAGTGCGGAGGGAGATGTGGACAAGAACAAGTGCTGCACGCTGTGCAATATGTCGTTCACTTCAGCGGTGGTGGCCCAGTCGCACTACCAGGGCAAGATCCATGCCAAGAGACTGAGGCTACTGCTGGGGGAACCACCTGCCATCACATCTAAAG AGGTGACAGCCAATTCAGAGCATATGGTGACTGAAGAAAGTCCTTCCATACATGGGAGGCTCTCACACCGCTACTGCCAGATGTGCAAGGCCTGGTTCAACAACCCTGGCATGGCTAGACAGCACTATGAAGGCaagaagcacaaaaaaaatgcagcccAAGCTAACCTCCTAGTACAGCTGGGTAAAAGTCTGGAGGATGGAGATGAACTGAACG GCCTGAAGCGGAGTCACACATGTGAGGTTTGCAGTGTTACGCTCAACTCCGTGGCACAATACCACGCACATCTGCAGGGCTCCAAACACCAGAACAA